From the genome of Xiphophorus couchianus chromosome 6, X_couchianus-1.0, whole genome shotgun sequence, one region includes:
- the plvapa gene encoding plasmalemma vesicle associated protein a, with product MYSSGYSQVNKFSPEAQKKMQYRSKGKSCGYYMRIIFFFSSLIQSLIIVSLVLFLIYGNMHVSASSNPDQDLEKRFSQISIENVALQNQRKNLTNLLNATLTEKAKNDYDLAQLKSLVNRSIEIFKFQTMEMKNCEIELMKCRMTYMTTHTLAVQPRGDCNCGLLTEQMKIRLQSLDSNFTTTSRSMTLEREQIAKERDNQLLEAIRLRREKSILEKELDLFKQNSKNEFSQMLAPVSDVSKAFLVKIESLFPKHIAFQLTCAKQKEHLEQIHTNCTSLSHEVENKLQQYLNKVGEQVSDMQIENTRLKAENWRLSEDYREVVQNRTSILEQHKRSRAELQQKHDQEKERLLMDKMKLTSDNNLQLQRLKYNDLVIDDLKGKLNQLNMSCMARNTFGGYLGGGLGSMPSMNHFGTGLSDGGGSSYSPSSSSSLGQSRTGTVGSSPSQSSAGSGLNRTGSTGAGSASSTLSSYGSRSSPGNTGSTFNQAGPVGASSISSILQQPRSNPSLSVGSGINRPSSPGTFGSTLGSSGTQPDKLAESGKSLSSFGSSVGSLGSRLNQGSAGTGLNSPASWGKSSPGYGLASSSVSSRTGSSASKTSSSPSLSWLDFGLGSSNSGQSKTGSVPGKPSTGSGNVGTGPVFGGGRTSGQTGGSVVTKHIQDLQRFIDPPAPQEKQDLSRMLG from the exons ATGTACAGCAGCGGCTATTCCCAGGTCAACAAGTTCAGTCCAGAGGCTCAAAAGAAGATGCAGTACCGCTCGAAGGGCAAGAGTTGTGGCTACTACATGCgcatcatcttcttcttctcatctCTCATCCAGTCTCTCATCATAGTCAGCCTTGTGCTGTTTCTGATCTATGGGAACATGCATGTCTCTGCCTCTTCGAATCCTGACCAGGACCTGGAAAAGAGGTTCAGCCAAATCTCCATTGAAAACGTTGCCCTGCAGAACCAGAGGAAGAACCTCACCAACCTCCTGAATGCCACCCTCACTGAGAAGGCTAAGAACGACTACGACCTGGCACAACTGAAGAGCTTAGTCAACAGGTCCATCGAGATTTTCAAGTTCCAGACCATGGAGATG aaaaattgcGAAATAGAGCTGATGAAATGCAGGATGACATACATGACAACCCACACTCTGG ctGTCCAGCCTCGTGGGGACTGTAACTGTGGGCTGCTGACTGAGCAAATGAAAATTAGACTTCAGTCTTTGGATTCCAACTTTACTACAACATCGAGGTCAATGACTCTGGAAAGGGAGCAGATTGCTAAAGAGAGGGACAACCAGCTCCTGGAAGCTATCCGTCTCAGGAGAGAAAAATCCATCCTGGAAAAAGAATTGGACCTCTTCAAGCAAAACTCTAAGAACGAGTTTTCCCAGATGCTGGCTCCTGTCTCCGACGTTTCTAAGGCTTTCCTGGTGAAGATCGAATCTCTGTTCCCTAAGCACATCGCGttccagctgacctgcgcaaaACAGAAGGAGCACCTGGAGCAGATCCACACCAACTGCACCAGCCTGTCCCATGAGGTGGAGAACAAGCTGCAGCAATACCTGAACAAGGTCGGAGAGCAGGTGTCAGACATGCAGATCGAGAACACTCGCCTAAAGGCAGAGAACTGGAGGCTGTCTGAGGACTATCGCGAGGTCGTCCAAAATCGCACGAGCATTTTGGAGCAGCACAAACGCAGCAGAGCAGAACTTCAGCAGAAACACGATCAGGAGAAGGAGAGACTCCTGATGGACAAGATGAAGCTGACTAGCGATAATAATCTCCAGCTTCAGAGACTGAAGTACAACGACTTAGTTATTGATGATCTAAAAGGCAAATTAAATCAACTCAACATGTCATGCATGGCGAGG aatacaTTTGGTGGATACCTAGGAGGGGGCCTGGGCTCAATGCCGAGCATGAACCATTTCGGGACTGGCTTGTCAGACGGTGGTGGTTCCAGCTATTCCCCTTCCAGTTCTTCCAGTTTAGGTCAAAGTAGAACAGGAACAGTTGGGTCAAGTCCAAGCCAGAGTAGTGCTGGGTCAGGACTCAATAGGACTGGATCCACAGGAGCAGGTTCAGCAAGTTCAACCCTCTCATCCTATGGGTCAAGGTCAAGCCCCGGTAACACTGGGTCAACATTTAATCAGGCAGGACCAGTTGGAGCAAGCTCAATAAGTTCAATCCTCCAGCAACCCAGGTCAAATCCAAGCCTGAGCGTAGGTTCAGGAATTAATAGACCCTCAAGCCCGGGAACGTTTGGGTCAACTCTTGGCTCAAGCGGGACACAACCAGACAAACTAGCAGAGAGTGGGAAAAGCCTGTCATCCTTTGGGTCGTCAGTTGGGTCTTTGGGATCCAGACTAAACCAAGGTTCAGCTGGAACAGGTTTAAACAGTCCGGCTTCATGGGGGAAAAGCTCACCAGGCTACGGGTTGGCGTCGTCATCTGTGTCGAGTCGGACTGGCAGCTCAGCCAGTAAAACCAGTTCATCACCATCTTTGTCTTGGCTTGATTTTGGTCTTGGAAGCAGCAACTCAGGGCAAAGTAAGACAGGAAGTGTGCCAGGGAAACCATCTACTGGAAGTGGGAATGTTGGAACCGGGCCTGTGTTTGGTGGAGGAAGAACAAGCGGACAGACGGGTGGTTCAG TCGTCACCAAGCACATCCAGGACCTGCAGCGCTTCATTGATCCTCCTGCCCCACA gGAGAAGCAAGATCTATCCAGAATGTTGGGTTAA
- the LOC114146512 gene encoding general transcription factor II-I repeat domain-containing protein 2-like, with product MRSMKGTTTGSDLFMEVNACMDTLGLKWDRLAGVTTDGCPNFTGKNVGLLKRMQDKVAEIDADQELIFLHCIIHQHVLCKSVLKMNHVINVVSNIVNFIRARALNHRQFVALLEDHASEHSDISYHTPVRWLSLGKVLKRVWDLKTEIREFCEMKGKDIPELSDEDWMADFAFAVDVTALMNDLNTKLQGRGLFVHEMHTLVKAFMKKMLFLSSQLENNNLTHMQTLKEVTPSADHLRRYSSMLGALHCEFSRRFEDLRTIEDEMHMISSPFTCSVDNAPSDVQLELIDLQSDAVLAELFKSGSLLDFYSSLKEENFPNMKRHAQKMLVLFGSTYICEQTFSMMKFMKSSYRSSLTDDHLSAVLRISTSDIQPDFDALVKAQQRLDFSH from the coding sequence ATGCGGTCGATGAAAGGAACAACTACAGGGAGCGATCTCTTCATGGAGGTGAATGCGTGCATGGACACACTGGGACTGAAATGGGACAGACTGGCAGGTGTCACAACGGACGGTTGTCCAAATTTTACAGGGAAAAATGTGGGACTTTTAAAACGTATGCAAGATAAAGTGGCTGAAATCGACGCAGATCaggaattaatatttttgcattgtatTATACACCAACATGTGTTGTGCAAGTCGGTGCTAAAAATGAACCATGTTATTAATGTTGTTAGTAACATAGTAAACTTCATCAGGGCACGGGCATTGAATCACAGACAGTTTGTCGCACTTTTGGAGGACCATGCGTCTGAGCATAGTGACATCAGTTACCACACACCTGTCAGATGGCTCAGCCTGGGCAAAGTGCTAAAAAGAGTTTGGGATCTGAAAACAGAGATTCGAGAGTTTTGTGAGATGAAAGGCAAAGACATCCCAGAGCTCTCAGATGAGGACTGGATGGCAGATTTTGCATTTGCTGTTGATGTGACCGCACTGATGAATGACCTGAATACCAAACTGCAAGGCAGGGGCCTTTTTGTTCATGAAATGCACACCCTGGTGAAGGCTTTCATGAAAAAGATGTTGTTTCTTTCAAGCCAACTGGAGAACAACAATCTCACTCACATGCAAACCCTGAAAGAAGTCACACCATCAGCCGATCACCTCCGCAGGTACTCATCCATGTTAGGAGCATTGCATTGTGAGTTTTCAAGGAGATTTGAAGATCTCAGGACAATCGAGGATGAAATGCACATGATTTCCTCTCCCTTTACCTGCAGTGTGGATAATGCACCCAGTGATGTTCAGCTGGAACTCATTGACCTGCAGTCTGATGCAGTACTGGCAGAGCTCTTTAAATCAGGATCTCTGCTGGATTTCTACTCTTCTCTCAAGGAGGAGAACTTTCCAAACATGAAGAGACATGCTCAGAAGATGTTGGTTCTCTTTGGCTCTACCTACATAtgtgaacaaacattttcaatgatGAAGTTCATGAAATCCAGTTACAGATCATCTCTCACTGACGATCATCTGTCAGCTGTGCTTCGCATCTCCACCTCAGACATTCAACCTGATTTTGATGCACTCGTTAAAGCCCAGCAGAGACTAGATTTCTCTCactga